In Gossypium arboreum isolate Shixiya-1 chromosome 5, ASM2569848v2, whole genome shotgun sequence, a single genomic region encodes these proteins:
- the LOC108451290 gene encoding uncharacterized protein LOC108451290, translated as MTTYSSLKLGGILEDSFANEVKYIWETSSKDLLQKLDNFKKGLERWAGQIQINRKRRKEFLIEKLSELLGAERDDNLAEMIDAKIQLNFEVEKDELYLGQRAQLNWLKFGDRNTTFFHSQATQYRRKKFIHKLQNEDGRETEVLQEIEGVVRSYFQNLFSAGERGNYEYFLSGIDQRVSEEDNQRLMAQHTKEEIREAMFEIGPKKHQRKMNSHIYFLRNAGILLEKISPLLVYNF; from the coding sequence ATGACAACATATTCAAGTTTGAAGCTTGGTGGGATACTGGAGGACTCGTTCGCTAATGAAGTTAAATACATCTGGGAAACGTCATCAAAGGACTTGCTGCAAAAGTTAGATAACTTTAAAAAGGGTTTAGAAAGATGGGCTGGACAAATACAAATAAATAGAAAGAGGAGGAAGGagtttttaatagaaaaattatCAGAGTTGCTTGGAGCTGAAAGAGATGATAATTTGGCTGAGATGATTGATGCCAAGATCCAATTAAACTTTGAGGTTGAAAAAGACGAACTCTACTTGGGACAAAGAGCTCAACTAAACTGGTTGAAATTTGGCGATAGGAATACAACATTTTTTCATAGCCAAGCAACACAGTATCGGAGAAAAAAATTTATTCATAAATTGCAAAATGAGGATGGAAGGGAAACGGAGGTCTTACAGGAAATAGAGGGTGTTGTGAgatcttattttcaaaatttattttcggCAGGGGAAAGGGgaaattatgaatattttctTTCGGGTATAGATCAACGTGTCTCTGAGGAGGATAACCAAAGACTTATGGCGCAACACACAAAGGAGGAGATTCGAGAGGCAATGTTCGAGATAGGGCCGAAAAAGCACCAGAGGAAGATGAATTCCCACATTTATTTTCTCAGAAATGCTG